DNA from Sporocytophaga myxococcoides DSM 11118:
TATGATGAATGGCGGTAACCGTTGTAGATAGCTCAAGCTTCTTCAGCTTTTGCTTGGTCTTGCGCCATCTGCTGGAGGATGTATTACCCAGTTCCTCAGGAGTAATCACCAGAATATCATAATCACTCTTGAAAATCAGCCGGATTCCCTCCTCTACCTTTTCTTCCTCCGCCCAGGTATTCCTTGCATAACTTCCGAAAAGCAGCAGTTTAGCAGGCTTCATCTTTTCCACAATGAGATCTGTGATAAGCTTCAGCTCCTCCTGTTTGTATTCCGGCAAAAAATCTAAACTGGCAATCAATGAGTTAAAATTATTTTTCCTAAATCTCTAAGTTAGAAAAAATCGGTTAGATTATGAAAAACATTGTTTAAGCTTTGCAAGACTTGCAAGAAGACCTAACAGCTATAATCAATTAAAACTCACCACATATACTGTTATGTCATTTGTCTTAATATACTCCAAAACAAAAAAAAACCTCCAAGTCTTAAATTCCTGGAGGTTTATTAAAGTACTGTAAATTCATATTAGCAACAATGGTGTCAAAACTACAACTTTGTTTTATGTAAATGTATTCTACTCGAATACCACAATGAAGCAAGTACCGGGAGACGAGACATCATGCTGCCAACTGCATGTAAATTACTTTTTTATTATTTTACCACTTCCTAAAATATTACCATCACTGCCAGAAATCAAGAAAAAGTATATGCCATTGGATAATGAAAATAAATCAAGAGCATTTTTATTTTCCAAATGTAATACATGATCACCTGTAGAAGACATTAGGTCAATTTGAAAATCTTTAGCTGATATGTTTGTAAACTTTACTATATCAGTTGCAGGATTAGGAACTACTTCAACTCTGCAAGCATCAAAGTTATTATTGTTAACAGAGGTAATAACATCATCAACTTTGAATGAATATTGAGCTGATATACTCTTGTTGCTTCTGCAGTTGTTACAAATATTTATTTTAACAGTATATATGCCATTTTCTAAAGGATAAAAACTCGACTCCGTCTCATTTTCTATTAACCTTTCATCTTGGTACCACTCATAAACTGCCCCTTTAAACACTGGAGCAAATAGTTTTCCTAATTTTCTTTGAATTCCATGAAAGTCTATTTCATCGAAGGCCTCTGCACATCCATTATTAATTAAGAGTTTATAAACTCCATCTGCCAATGCATAAATTGAATTTCCAGATTCACTTGAGAGGAACTGACCATTGTAAAACCATTGATTGGAGAATGAGCTTTCAGAAGAAAGTATTGCTTCATCGACTATGATTTTCACATTGGAAAATGTAGTGTCGCAAAATTTAACAAGACATATATCTCCAAATCCTTTAGCGGAAATCTCTTCACTTTCAACATTTCTGCTTTCTGTAAAATAGCCACTAAAAACGATATGGCCGGTTGGACTTATTGATATGCTTGTACCGGAATATACCTGTTCTAGGTTTTTAGCCCAAACTCTATTACCTGCTGCATCATATTTAACAATTAAAGTACTACCGTTTACAACGGTAAATAGATTGAAGTTTATACCGGCTATCGACTGACTTCCTTCATAATGCCCCGTTATATAACAGTTACCGGCAGCATCTACTTTTAATTCTCTATCTACATTTGGTGATGAGAGTTGCAGTGTATCTATCCACTTTGTTTTACCATTCGAATCAAACATTCCTGTAAAAATTTTATTACCAGATGACGAAGCCCCTCCGATAGAACCCGATATATAGACATTTCCAGATGGATGAACATCAATTCCTGACACTTGATCAGAATTGGAATTTCCAATTTTTTTAGCCCACTGAAATAATCCTTCTGAATTTATTTTGGCTATAAAAATATCACTAGTGCTACTTGTGCTTGAATTATTAAGTGTAAATGTTCCTAAATTAGTACCAGATCCTGTGAATATTCCAGTTATATAAAAGTTTCCGCTAGAATCGGCACTAACACCCCGTGCATATTCTGTACCTGAGCCTCCTGCAGATTTTGCAAATAATTCATTACCTAATGAATCATACTTTACTAAAAAAATATTATCAAAGCTTGAATATTGAATTATTTTGCTTCCAAAAACAGCATTAAATCCATACTCCCCAACGATCAAAACACTTCCGTCTTTATCAGCAGCAATTGAATTAGCAGTAACATTTTGCTGTCCACTTCCAGTTTTGTTCCAAATAAGATTCCCTAATGTATCATATCTGCTGGTAAACGTACTGAAATAATTGCCAAAATTTTGCACACCAGTAACATATACACTGCCTTTGTTATCTATACATAAATCGCTGCCTTTGATCTCTGTTCCGGTTTGACGAATGGTAGATACATTTTTTACCCATTTTAAATTTCCTGCTCCATCTAGTTTGGCAAGAAATATATAGCGGTAACTATTATTCCCGACAAGTGTTGTGTCGCCTATTGTCAGGCTACCTTGGAAGATACCTGTCAAGAAGAGATCACCATTTATATCCTGCGCAGAAGAGTTTACCACATCCTTATTTGGCCCTCCAAATGCTTTTAACCACTGCTTGTTTTGTGCATGGCTAGCGGCATAGCAAAAATGAATTAATAAGAATAAG
Protein-coding regions in this window:
- a CDS encoding T9SS type A sorting domain-containing protein — translated: MKSFFTFNQSCRLICLFLLIHFCYAASHAQNKQWLKAFGGPNKDVVNSSAQDINGDLFLTGIFQGSLTIGDTTLVGNNSYRYIFLAKLDGAGNLKWVKNVSTIRQTGTEIKGSDLCIDNKGSVYVTGVQNFGNYFSTFTSRYDTLGNLIWNKTGSGQQNVTANSIAADKDGSVLIVGEYGFNAVFGSKIIQYSSFDNIFLVKYDSLGNELFAKSAGGSGTEYARGVSADSSGNFYITGIFTGSGTNLGTFTLNNSSTSSTSDIFIAKINSEGLFQWAKKIGNSNSDQVSGIDVHPSGNVYISGSIGGASSSGNKIFTGMFDSNGKTKWIDTLQLSSPNVDRELKVDAAGNCYITGHYEGSQSIAGINFNLFTVVNGSTLIVKYDAAGNRVWAKNLEQVYSGTSISISPTGHIVFSGYFTESRNVESEEISAKGFGDICLVKFCDTTFSNVKIIVDEAILSSESSFSNQWFYNGQFLSSESGNSIYALADGVYKLLINNGCAEAFDEIDFHGIQRKLGKLFAPVFKGAVYEWYQDERLIENETESSFYPLENGIYTVKINICNNCRSNKSISAQYSFKVDDVITSVNNNNFDACRVEVVPNPATDIVKFTNISAKDFQIDLMSSTGDHVLHLENKNALDLFSLSNGIYFFLISGSDGNILGSGKIIKK